The DNA region CCACGTTGAGGGTGGTGTCGATCCTGAAGCTGAAGCTCCCGGCCTGCTGCAGGTTCCTGGTGGTGTCGAGGTCGGCGACCCGCGAGGACCTGAGCAGCCTGATGAAGATGCAGATCAGGCACTTGACGATCCTCTCCGACAGCTTGTTGGCGCTACTACTACTCTTGTTGCTGGcctttggtggtggtggtggtgatggtggtAGTGGGTGTCGTCGTCCCTCGATCGAATGCCTGCTGCTTGTTGGTGCTAATTTGgggctgctgcctgctgcttcTTTATGATTatttggcggcggcggggtggtctTGATCATGGCCATGTCCATGGCCTGGCTGATGAAGAACATGGACTTGATCTccggcggcgctggcgcggcTCTGTTGCCTCCTCCATTCTTCATGGCCTGGATCTGGTCCTCGAGCCTGGCGATCTCTTCCTCGACGAGCAGCAGCTCGGCGAGCAGCTCCTTGGCCTTGGTTGGGATGAAGGCTGGGATGGTGAGGAGGGCGGAGCGCGCGGAGCTGGGCTGCAGAGCTCGCTCCAGGATTTGGTGCACCGTCTCCTGGTTGGAGAGCTGCTGCTTGAGCTCGGCGACCTCCTGCTCCAGAGCCTGCCGCCGGCGCTGCTGCGTCATGGCGCTGCCCCGAGTCCGCTGAGACTGCCAGCGGCCACCAGCAGCCAGATGCAAAATTAAGTAATTAGGgtgtatatatgtatgtatgtatataagTATACATATCTGAAAAATGGAATAAATAATGCACTCACCACAGGCGTCggacggtgggcggcggcgacggacgACTCATCAGACAATAAGTGATGACGGCCCTGCTGCGACACCCGGGCGACCACGTACTCCATCGCTCCgatggaggaggaggatgatgatgagggaggaggaggattcagcagcagcaggaggaggagacaGCAGGTTATATATTATTGTTGGGGCTCGGATGAACAACTGAACAAGCTAGCACGCAGTGAAGGAAGAAATATTTATTTGGTTGGGAGGGAGCTGTCGGCGGTGTTGGTACCTGCCTGCAACGCATTCGTGGCAACAGAGTCGGTGTCGTCGTCCATGGCAGAGGCAGGTGTATCGAGTAACCGTTACGCACGTTAGGTTGGTTAGTTTGCTTCACACCCAACCCAAAGCAatgggaggggaggggaggagaggagatcTATCGGGGAAGAAGAGGTCCGCCTACCGCCACCACTACCAAAGAGCGATCGAGCGACCACTCATCAAAGTGAAAAGTGGttacctcctgctgctgctgctgctgcttttgTCTTGCCTTGCAATCTAGACTTATTACCAGCAGCCATCTTGTCTTGAGTACAACCCAAGGAGGAGTCGGCGCGGCAATCAAGTACTTGATTACTTGAAGAAAACTACTATTACTTACTACGGTAATAGCTAGTAGCTTCCATCATCCCACCAAGTTAAACACCATGCACACTGATGTGAAAGAAAGAAGGGAAACAAAGACAAGGACAGCCATCATCAACATATAAACAAAAAGGGTCGGATGTATGACCTCAATCTAATTCCATTGTCCTTTATTATATAATATAGTAAAGCGCAAGTGCGGCATGCACGGGTTTGGAAAAAACTTACAAACAAAATTTCATAAATAAATAGTAGTTTTATCTTTTAGAAAAGATGTATACGAATTATACATTCATTGAACAGATAGtaaaatatttttatatttATAGCAAAGATGTACACGTGACATGAAAAGCTAATTATACAACCATCCTAGAAACAAATTGAATACTATACATGGATAAAATTAAACATGTCTTGATCATTAACAAGTTGTGAAATTGACAATTAATTGCTGGTGTATATTTACATATAGGTCTCTAAAGGAGAATAAATTTCAGTTCGTCGGTACATACgggcaggggtacctcctgctagggtgtccagcccGAAGGGTGCGAGGGGATCCGAAGCCTCGCCCTATGCCTTTGGATGACAGGACGTACGGCCCgcgcctgacagctggggtcgCAATCTCCGGACCTCGCCCCGTGATCTAACACGTCCGGCGCCTTCATGTGCCCACATGGACAAGGTGCTTAGGAACGGCCACCACGGGCCTGAACCCCCGCGGGGTGGTCCGCCGctacgtgtggaagccggaccctcTGGGGGCCTGTACACCTGGGTCGGCCTCAGGAGCCCGAACCTCCCTACCCtgcggggaggaggtccggtgtcgccacgtgcccctgaggaacCGGCTGCGAAGCCAGctctgccacgtgtccggtggcagccagccttttgcgggacgccagcccaactaccgcattaaatgccggtaggtggggtgcgcgtgcctGGGTCAGGGCGTGGGCTGTCCACTGACACGTCGggtaggtatgctgacaccacagtaagcccgccagttaccgaggcggcgcgtcgcatcaccacAACGCGTACGAAGGCgggcggcgtgtagtcacatcacagcgccgcgcgtgtgagcaaagggtaattatgatctgctgcaggagggcAACGACGTGAGCTGCTACAGTGTGCGCGGAAGTTACAGCACGGTAGGTCAACACGGCCCCTTCGCCCGTCAGCGGGACttgacccaacagtgacagcacgactTCCACTGTGCATTTCACTGACAGCAAGCACTGTGCCGGTGAAACGGTACATGACCATACGCTGGTAGAAGATATGCACATCAACTTTCCGATCGAGGACTACAGGGAGGAGCCGGagaggaagatttccgaatctgCGGCATAAAAGCTCCAATGTGTACATTATTTAATATGCAGCCAGGTCCACCTGTcagggccccgctcagtgtacgcgctccccttgagcctataaaagggaaagCGCACTCATTAGAACACAAGGGCTGGAGGATTCAGAGACTCCCAAGCTCACAAGCTCTCGGAACCTTTAAGtgtcacaagcaatacaacacacagtggatgtagggttttacgctccggcggcctgaaccactctaaacccttatGTGCTTCCCGTGTTCATTCACCTCTTGATCTAGCGTTCCTTgacttcccccaaactcatcctagactaggattaggcgggtgcattccgccacccaaCTGGAGATTTcttccgacatttggcgcgccaagTAGGGGGTCTAGTTTGGTTCGCGCAAGATCAAAGCCCTTGGTCATAATGCCTCAGTTAGCTGAGCTCCATGACCACCCGATGGGGGAGGAAGTGGCATCATCTGCGCCGCTTGCATCTCGCCGTCCTCCATCCAGGGTTGTGGCGCCTGTTGCGCCACAACGAGCTGCGGGGCAGTCCTCCCAGGCCGTGTTGCAGCCCACTCAAACCGGGCCGTTGATGGCAGCCAGGGAGCTGCTCCACAACCCGCCAGGCGCGGTGGCCTCGCCCGACGCgctgaggcaatggcgtgactacgtcgaccgcctcctcaacctggcataggtttccccaggctcagcgggggaTCTGTGCCCAGGCAGCGTCGCCGCCAAAGCGGCGCATCCGGCTCTGTGCGCTCCCCATCAATGAGGAGTGCACACTccccatcagtgaggagtgcacagACCGAGGACCTgcgggcagagctcaaccgcagacgtgcgggagaggatgcccgcattaccatcgagcgggcgcgtgTGCGCCGCCTCAGCATCGAGGGATGGAACCTCGAGGTCGAGCTTGACGCGGTTGTGCCAAAGCCGCAAGGACTCGCTCAGGCACCGGTGGCTGGGGTGGGCTACGCAGCGCTCCCAGACCCCCTCCGAGCGgtggcctggccgtccaagtttcggccacaccTGCTGGAAAAGTATGATGGATCAACCAACCCGTcggaattcctgcaggtctacatcaccgccatcacggcggctgggggtaatgatgccgtaatggcaagttactttcatgtagccttgaccgggccagcccggacatgGCTCATGGATCTCACtccgggatccatccaatcctggggagagctctgcgcacagttcacggcgaacttcgccagcgcgtactagcagcatggcgtggaggcccaccttcacgccgtgaggcagcaacccggggaaaccctccgggccttcatctcctgcttcaccaaggtacgtggaaccattccacgtatttccgatgcatctattatcacggctttccgacagggggtccgtgacgagaagatgctggagaagttGGCGACACACCAGGTGAAAACTGTTACCACCTTGTTTGCCTTGGCGGACCAATGCGCCAGGGCCGCagagggccgtgcatggcactctgccccTCAAGGAGGATCCGCCCAGGCGGGGGGCTCTAATGTCGCTActcctggcagcggcaagaaaaagaataagaaGAACCACGACATGGACAAGCCGCGAGCCGGGGCTCCGGTCgctgcggcggcagcggccgggggCTAGAACTCGCGCGGCAAGCGCCCGCGCtaacagcgcaccgaccccgggtcgtgtcCTGTGCATCCTGGGGCCCGCGACAACGCTGCTGAATGTCGCGAGATCCAGAAACttgcggagcgcctcagcaagaggtgTGACTAGGCCTCCAAGGatggctcctccccgccgcggcggtccggcaagaaGAAGGTCTCTGATGCCGATGCAGCTgcgacggagagggagttggggtaccagACCCCAAACAAGGACCTTAAGGGTCccttccaccagtccgactccgagttGGGGGGACGAGTGTCGCAAGAAGTTGTACttcatgtacggcggcagttcggacCTCGTCTCCTGGCGGGACGTCAAAACCCTTCGCTGAGAAGTTCTCTCGGTCAAGCCGGGGACACCAAAGGcagcgccccaccagcggtggaggagcaccaccatctccttcgggccatctgactgctcggagaacatggcgggggcTGGGGTGCTACCACTCATCACCGcccccaccattgccaacatcaagctccaccacgtgctgatcgacggaggcaccagcctcagcgtcatcagctatgcagcattCCAACAGCTGCAGATTCTGGAGTCCAAGTTGGCCCCATCTCGCCCATTCTCCAGAGTGGGCCCTCATATCGTCTACCCagtggggaccatctccctgccaGTCACGTTCGGGATGGAGGTGAACTTCCGCACAGAGAACGTACAGTTCGAGGTTACAGAGGTGAACCTCCCCTTCAACACCATCATTGGCAGACCGGCTCTATACAGGTTtatggccgttgcccattatGAGTAtttggtcctcaagatgccgtCCCCTGCTGGCATCCTCACCGTGCAAGGTGACCGGACCGCTGCCGTGGCGGCGGTAGAGAAGCTGCATGCGCTGGCAGTGGGACTCGCCCCGGCTGCTGGCGCGGAGGGGTCCGACCCTTCACCCTCACGCGTCAAGGTGCCTGCCAAGACGCCCAAGGTCCGTCCATCTGATACGGATGATGTTctcgtgaagaccatccaggtcggagcggagccctcccagaccacccgcatcggtgggaacctgggagagaaataggaaagcgcgctcatcaccTTCCTCTGGGCAAATATTGACGTGTTCgcttgggaaccgtcacagatgcccggaatccccagggaggtgattgcGCACCATCTGAAGATTCACCCCGACGCTAAGCCGGTGCGGCAAAAGCCACGGAAGCAGTCCATCAAGCGGTAGAACTTTATCcatgaagaggtccgcaagctgctacaGGCTGGTTTCATCGAAGAGTTCTACCACCCCGTGTGGTTGGCCGATCCGGTCGTCATCCCGaaggctaacgggaagcttcggatgtgcatcgactacaccaacttcaataaggcatgtccaaaagacccctatccacttcctCGAATAGATCAGATTATTgattccacctccgggtgtgacttgctatccttcatagatgcctattctggttttcatcaaatcaaaatggctaaggcagataggaagcatacagcttttgtaacagtggatggtatttattgctatgttgtaatgccatatggactgcttaatgccTTACCCACCTTTACTCATGCAATGAATATTAcgttaggtgatttggttagagacatagttgaggtgtatgttgatgacatcgttgtcaagactagagaatcgaaTTCCCTTCTAGAAAATCTAGCCcaagttgtcggtgttttaccggctgcccaccgagggatatacccaaggtggtaagttttggtgaggagacgccgagatcaggaactcgaaggtgcaaggaacacaaagcttagacaggttcgggccgctaggtaCCTTTGGTGTagtatgatctggagatcttgttttgagaggggtccctgtcctcccttatatatccgggaggccagggttacaaggatactaaccaacaccagctaaggaatcgtaccagaacatatctcgagtagattccctctgtatcggttagctctatctcctatttaaacgggataaataagagataaacgagataaataagagataagatggacttaatctcttaaacctctttaaactatgttatgtacacagtccgtGGCCCCGGGTTTGACACAAGTCTTTGACAAACTATGCGCGACCTCCacgaagcttaaccccgagaaatgtgtCTTTGGCGTCTCGGCGGGGAAGCTTCTCGGTTTCCTGGTGTCACACTGGGGGATCGAGGCGAACCCAGATAAGatccgggcaatcgaggcaatggGACCCCCCTGCACATCTCAAGGACGTGCAGAGACTGACGGGGTCTCtcgcagccctcagccgcttcatctcgaggctggcAGAGAGGGCCCTCCACTTCTTCAAGCTAATGAGGGGGTCTGATtcattcacatggactgaagaggcagaacaagccttccaggagatgaggcagtacctcacctccctGCCGGTCCTGATGgctccggacccaggtgagactcTGTTTCTGTACCTTGCGGCCACGACTGAAGTGagcagcatggtgctggtcgctgAGAGGTCTGAGAAACTCCTGCAGGGGGCCCCGCGGTCCCCCTGTAGGAGGTGGAGGTCCGGTCTTGACCAATGTGACAACCGACCCTGCTTCGGAAGGTctggccgggtcccgacccgagGAAGAACCAGAAGACTTGGGGTCCGGTGAGTCCCCAGCTCGGGAGGAAGGACCCAGTTTCGCTGGCAAAATCAAGACCGTcaagaagccggtctactacgttagcgaggtccttcatgaaGCAAAGGCTAGGTATCCTGAgatgcataagctcctttatgctatactcattgtatcccggaagctccgccattaattccaggcccacaagattgtcgTGGTAATCTCTTAccctttgagggccatcctccacaaatcCAACACCACGGGCAACATCAccaagtgggctgcagagcttgctggatttcaactcgacttccagccctGCCACGCTATCAAGAGCCAAGTCCTTGCCGACTTCGTTGCAGAGCGGACTCCAACACCAAGCGTCCCAGGGTGTCCGGACCATGGTGCGGACCCCCCACCTCCAGAAGTCAGGGCTTCGGTGTTCACCGGACTCGACTGGACGCTCTTCTTCGACGGGTCCGCACGCAACAAGAAGGCtagggctggcgtggtcctcactGACCCAAACGGTGAGCAAGTGAAGtatatggtgctcctcgactttgaggccaccaacaatatggcggagtatgaggccttgatTTTCGGACTAACAGTGGCCctatccctgggggtccggaaGCTCCTGGTCAAGGGGGACTCCCAGCTCATTATCAGGCAGGTACGGGGGAGTGTTGttgcaacaatccccagcttgcggcatacctcatccatgtgaggaagctggagaaggacttcgatgcactggaactgcaacacgttccacgtGAGGGCAACTCAGTGgcagatgcactctccgcgagggcATCAACTTAGGCATCCGTGCCAGAGGGCGTCTTCCAAAGACGGCTGCTGAAGCCTTCTGCCCAGCCTGCCGAACTGGGCGAAGGGGTTCAgcctagcacctcgaagctagcggttccGGCAGCGCTCCATCCGTGAGGTCCaccaagggttgtgtgcaccCTCGGGGGTCCCAAAGACCTCGTGGAGCCACACCCAGTTTCCCAGGGGGTCCCGATGCATGAATCTCCgagatccgggactacctgaaggacaacttccttcctgaagaccaagcatctgctgagcgcatagtgcAGTTGGCTACGCgatggtagaaggggatctctaccgctaTGGCGCTAATGGTATCCTCATGCGATGCATTACCcgggaagagggccgcgacctgctcgcagagatccatggaggctagtgcggaagtcattcttcatcccgcacgctggtcggtaaagccttccggcatggattttgctggccgacagcgctccaggatgcagctgagttggtaaagTCCTGCAAGGCatgttccatgcaaagcagatacacactctagCTCTGACTCTGcaaatgattccaccctcttggcctttcactgtatgggggttggatatctttgGACCGTTTCCCAGGGCTGTCGGTGGGTATCGCTACCTCTTCattgccatcgacaagttcaccaagtggccggaagcaacccctgtggtcaacattactaaggcgtcagcaactgccttcctcaagtcaattgtgtgtcggttcggggtcccgaaccggattatcaccgacaatgggacctAGTTCAAGAGCTAGCACTTCCaagagtactgcgaggacatcGGCATGCAGCTCTGTTTCGCTTCTGTGGCACATCCcagaagcaatggccaagtggagcgggctaatgctgagatcctcagggGGCTCAAGATCCATACCTACACCGAacttgagaaacatggcacgaagtgggttgaccagcttccaagcgtgttatgggggaaccggaccacacccagccgagcgACTGGGGAGACTCCCTTCTTCCTGGTTTACGaggccgaagcatgccttccctggagatcaccatgggctcactACGAGCCAAGCAtttgatgaggacttgcaggaGCGGCAGCATCACCAAGATGTAGACCTCATCGATGAGtgaagatggcgagcagcggtCTGAAATAcatggtacaaccaagcgctccagcgttaccatcaacggttcgtgcatagtagggagctccgggtcggggacctagtcctacggCGAATCCTGAACTGAGAGgggctccacaagctctcccccagctgggagggtcCCTTCAAGGTGACGAAAATATGCCGATTCGGATCTGTTCGCTTAGCTATGGAGGAGGGCATGCAACTTCCCAACccgtggaacattgagcacctccgtaagttttatccttaggggCTCAGCTGAGATAAAATTCTTTCCTTTATAAATGGTAGCATCCCTGTGCGGACCAGAGCGGTGGAGGTCcgtcctcgtaaacccggcccctggcgtccATCGCATGACCTATCAGTACCAATTTATTAgggaaaaatttattctcagttTATCTTTGAGGATTGTGCAATTCAGTTCTTTTGCTTATTTCCTGCTTACCCTAACCCCCACGTGGTCCGTTATTCCCCTGCCGTGCCTCAGGCTAGTGTTGAGTTGTAGCGTTGTGTCTCCGCCCAGGACCTCTGCTTCACAGGAAGAAAGGGTCCCGTCTTCTGGGGACCGGCTTCAGGGAAGTGCGTTTGTCCTCTGCGGGGTCCAGAGTTGTGTAGCCGCtcagcctggttccgtaccctaagcctacatgcTCTACCTCCCTAGGATAAGCGCCGTAGTACCTTGAACTGCGGACCCGGAAGCCCGGACCCCTTCAATCCTTGAACCTAGGCCCTGGTGCTCTGATTCGGTAAGCATCTCAAAGGACCCTCGCCGGCAAGGTTCGGGCCCCCGTGGGAACGATTGCTAAGTGTCGattctaagtcatgtgcagggcTAAACCTCGTTTTGATGGTAGCTAGTCCCAATTCATTGCGACttcctcccagggggccaagggacctcaGTAGTCCTGAGTGCACATGACAGGACAGGCAATTGGAAAAATGGCTAAGTTTTCTTGCAAAACTGCTAAATTTTTATTGTTTGTCATATACAGAATATTACATCGCTTACAATATACAAAAAACTACTCCTATCCTATTGGCGGTCCGGGGGGCCCCTCCCGTTTGCAGGTCCAGCCCGGTGAAGCGCTCGAAGCTGGCGGCCAAGATCTCCACCGCCTTTTGCACTCCTTCCCGAGCAGCGGCCACCGTTTCTGGTACGGGGCCAACCAGGACTGGAGTCAAGGGGATCACGGGGTTGTGGCTCCAGAAGTGGGTGAGAATGTAGTCGGCTACCACCCGGGCAACCTCCTGCCCTTCGGTATCCAGGCGCCCGACAACGGTGGACTCCAAGCGTTGCAGACGCTCGGCGGCGGAGTCCAGCACCGGTAGGACGGCGCCAAGTGAAGAAGGGGCCTCTGCAacctggatgggacttagcccAAGGATATCCAGGGTGGAGTTTGCTTCACCAACCCACTTCACAACCCGCTCGATCCCGGCGCTCTGCTCCACCAGGAGTCCCTCCACCTTGACCTCCTTCTCCTAGATGGCCACCTCCCGCTCCCTGAGGTCTCGGGCCCGGACCTCCATGTCTACCAGGCGGGTAGCAAGGCgggccttctcctcctggaCGGCCACCTCCGGTTGCCGGAGGTCGGCTCGCTCCTCATCAATCATCTTGGCCGCAGCCTTGGCGCAGTCGATTGTGTGATGAGTGGCCTGCTCCTTCTGCTCCACCTCCAGGTCCTTCAGGATCGCCGCTTTCTCCTGCCGGGTGACCGCCATCTCCCGGTCGACGACCCTGCGCAACTTCTCGCGCTGGACATCGCGCTCCCGCTCGAGCTGGGCCCGTTCCTCAgcggcgcgggaggccaccACTTGTACGCGGTCCCTCAGGCGGCGCTCCTAGTCGGAGAGCCAgaggcgctccgcctccagctcctcccactCTAGCCGGAAGCCCTCTTCCATCTCCTCCGTCGCCCGCTGGGCCTTGACCATGAGGCTGGTAAGGGGGACCTTCACCCGGCTCGGGAGAGGGCGCCTTCCATACACCACCTTCAGTGCACCCTCCTATGCGGGCTGGGGGACGGTGTCAGGAGCCTCAACGACCTCTGCCACGGCTGCCCCTGCTGTCGCCGCAGCCTCCTCCACAGCCGGCTCCGCAGAAGGGGCCTCCGCCGTGGCTCCCGATGTAGCCGCTGCGGCTGACTCTCTGGCCGTCACGGCTGGTGGGGCCTCCTCCTCCTAGGGTGCAGCTTCGGCCTCCGAGGATCTGGCTCGGGCCTCCGCCGGCGTGGGCGGGGACGGTGGCGCTGCCGATGTTGCGCCCCCCAACAGAGGTGGATGGCGCCGGCTGGGGGCCCGACCTCTCGGCCGGTGATTCGCCGGAGGACGCGGAGGTTGTAGCAGGGCAAGCAGTCTTGGCAAACATCATCAAGATAAGGATCCAGAAATTAAATGGAACAAAGAAAAACATGAGGAGTTAGCCACTCACGTGTAGCCTCGCACCCCCCCATCCTGCCTGCGTGATTGGGGTTTCCCTCCTTCCTGAGGTGGATGTCCCGGGTGACTGGTGGGGTCTCTTCACCGAAGGCGTCTCTAGCGGCGGTGGCGGGACCTGCTGCTGTGGCTgggatggtggtggtggcgatGCCTGGCGCTGCTGTGTTGGCGATAGCAGCGGTGGTCGATGCTACGGTGAAGACTGCCGCGTCTCCTTCGGCCTCCCCTATGGCTGCTGGCGTTGCGGTGAGGGTGGTGGAGCCCGGGAGCTactttgccccccccccccgactccgccgtcttctggcgcttggcgGTCGGCTCCCCCACTAACtgtgatagttcgtgtatttgtaatgctaggcatatattttgttagtgtgaaatatatgtttgttaagtgtaaagcttttGTAtggttatgtgaaacttttgaaaatttaaaagtacaagtaaaaagggtatttttataattacagaaaaacctagggttgtttttgcaaaatatatttggattagggtaatttcaaaataagtgaaaggtggttttgataaacatgtttttcttaatttattccctgtaaaaaaatatatatttatccaaaagttgcatttgaaatacatgtgttgaaatatgtaaaaattttgggtaaaatggtaaaaattaagggtgtttatgtaattttataaaagtacaagtccttttatgcaaatgtttgatttacaaaagtaactttcaaattcatttagggctaaagtgcaaaaagtgcaagtcatcatgacacgtctatccaaccattatgacgagtctatccggtcattatgacgtgtcataaatgcttgcatttaggtcctgaattttataaagatacgctctttaggacaaaagcaattcaaatccgacttttgttcaaagattcacgtgtaaaaatataacttttgagtttttgaacttgagccctaaagcaatgttgtagagtttgaaaaactctccaactttcgttcagggcatttcttcatttggattttaaatcaatggaaaattttgctttacaaacaaatccctgcagttttctaaaattacacataagtccttgggagaactccacttccctttctcctctgtttctcttctcccTGGCGTGTCTTCCTTTTTCTCCTCACCAGTGGCCAATCCCTCTCCTGCCTTCAATCTTATCCACCCggttccctccctctctccctcccctccaCGAGCACAGGTGCAGAACGGGCCGcagcaggagctgggcggcgcccagcggctccaggcggctCGGCAGGTGCGGCGCGAGCTGGGAGGAGGCTCGCGTGCGGCGCCAGAGCGagcgcggcgcgcaggcggcgagcggctcgcgcggctgcgcagggcggcggctcggagctggagcaggccgggcgagcgcgagcgggctgcgcgggagccagggcggcgagcgcaggcgtgggccccgagcggcgagagcggcagcggccaggcgcaggcgcaggcgggaGCGGGCCCAAGCGGCGGCTCAGCTCGGTGCGCGGGTGAGCGGAGTgcgcggctcggccggcggctggcggcagcgacgcggcgtgcgagcggcgcagggtggcgggcccaggagcgagcggaggcgcgtggcgcggacggcgggggtgcgcgcgcaggcggcgcgtgCGTCGCGGGAGTTGGAGCGCAGCGGCAGGTGCGGGTGCGTACGACGCGGGCTGGATGCTAGCGCAGGCGACGCAGCAGGCGCGATTCGGGAGCAAGCGCAGGTGCGGGCGAacggcggccgcagcaggcaCGCGCGCGGATGGAAcgaagcgccggcggcgggctgtGCAGAACGCTGGCGGTGGGCTAGAGGAGGCGCGCGCGCGGAAGGAGAGGCACTAGCGCAGGCGTGcgcggcacacgggcggtgcgtgcaggggccgtgcgccaggagaggtggccgagcagaACGATGATGTGCAGGCatgcgtgtgcggatgcgggaCCGGCGGCGCGTTGTGGAACGGTCTGCGCGAGCTTAAGCATGGAGCTCGCGGtgcgggaacgcgcaggcacacaTATGCGGAAGTGTCGGCGAGGCTGTCGGCGATGGTGCAGGAGTGGCAATGGCGGCTGTTATGCAGAG from Panicum hallii strain FIL2 chromosome 9, PHallii_v3.1, whole genome shotgun sequence includes:
- the LOC112878052 gene encoding uncharacterized protein LOC112878052 isoform X3, translating into MEYVVARVSQQGRHHLLSDESSVAAAHRPTPVSQRTRGSAMTQQRRRQALEQEVAELKQQLSNQETVHQILERALQPSSARSALLTIPAFIPTKAKELLAELLLVEEEIARLEDQIQAMKNGGGNRAAPAPPEIKSMFFISQAMDMAMIKTTPPPPNNHKEAAGSSPKLAPTSSRHSIEGRRHPLPPSPPPPPKASNKSSSSANKLSERIVKCLICIFIRLLRSSRVADLDTTRNLQQAGSFSFRIDTTLNVATAAAAKDKDRGQQDHYGIFAIPDAIVRDVGPYKNLVRFTSTSLDLRGFSTSPLLTKLRQMLEALQQVDLRSLSHQQKLAFWLNVYNTCIMHGILQHGLPSNSEKLLALKNKATINVSGQTFNALVIENFILRQPSSVKEMRRGCGRTASEGALWTQDFRAQHSVCAVLRHQIISSPPYLQSRSCLHGPGEGQAGVPPGIPGGDVVVREEAADPRPHPLQHA